From a region of the Halolamina sp. CBA1230 genome:
- a CDS encoding serine hydrolase, with the protein MKRALSRRRFIAGVGASTAAAAAGVPTATADGGSPPAAAVQTEIGSTLDELVPASLDEHDVPGATVAVVDGDETITRGYGVADRESGDEVDPARTAFRVGSVSKSVTATALMNRAQRGEIDPEAPIAESVDAAMAPERSATLAELITHRGGFESSNRGLWLPGAESLRPLAAYLREEPQAQVRAPGTVGAYSNFGYALAGQALATADQPFARAIEAELLDPAGMTGSSFRQPLPEAVADGHASGHGSGGASGPDEFPLVGLRPAGSLSATADDMARFLELHLHDGAVGGEQVLEPGTVSAMHEQWATHHDRLDGMGFGLIEDTREGTRTLWHNGGTPSFYSHFVLVPEQEFGLFVSFNASNGQAAAGDVIDGVLDELLADAESASLSPEGTPTRADELGGTYRALDHSYTWHDRATSVLNAPTITVSVADDGALLTDTGGGTNRWIEIEPLVFEHEDGGERLAFGEGDGGIEYLFSGGSPTAYGRVDTVDNLTAHGVFLLCTFLGLLSADVGWSGRSLYERGRAALAGDREDAWATLLGTRLEQARSVTEIAGTATIGGVVLMVIHLMTAPYLTISDPPLTFRLLFAGPLLGLVGAVVAVGYAAALWLAGEESRFERARYTLVAASLVGVCWQLQYWNLLFPPA; encoded by the coding sequence GTGAAGCGAGCCCTCTCCCGCCGCCGGTTCATCGCCGGCGTCGGTGCGAGCACTGCTGCTGCCGCCGCCGGCGTCCCCACGGCGACGGCCGACGGCGGGTCCCCACCCGCGGCGGCAGTCCAGACCGAGATCGGATCGACACTCGACGAACTGGTCCCCGCGAGCCTCGACGAGCACGACGTCCCCGGCGCCACCGTCGCGGTGGTCGACGGCGACGAGACGATCACCCGGGGGTACGGCGTCGCCGACCGGGAGTCCGGGGACGAGGTCGACCCCGCGAGGACCGCGTTCCGTGTCGGCTCCGTCTCGAAGTCGGTCACGGCGACGGCGCTGATGAACCGCGCGCAGCGCGGCGAGATCGACCCCGAAGCGCCGATCGCCGAGTCGGTCGACGCCGCGATGGCGCCCGAGCGGTCGGCCACGCTCGCGGAGCTGATCACCCACCGCGGCGGCTTCGAGTCCTCGAACCGCGGGCTGTGGCTGCCCGGCGCCGAGAGCCTGCGGCCGCTGGCGGCGTACCTCCGCGAGGAGCCACAGGCGCAGGTTCGCGCCCCCGGCACCGTCGGCGCGTACTCGAACTTCGGCTACGCGCTGGCGGGGCAGGCGTTGGCGACGGCCGACCAGCCGTTCGCCCGTGCGATCGAGGCCGAACTCCTCGATCCCGCGGGGATGACGGGGAGCAGCTTCCGACAGCCGTTGCCGGAGGCGGTCGCGGACGGGCACGCCAGCGGTCACGGTTCGGGCGGGGCGTCCGGCCCCGACGAGTTCCCGCTGGTCGGCCTCCGGCCCGCGGGCTCGCTGTCGGCGACCGCCGACGACATGGCCCGGTTCCTCGAACTCCATCTGCACGACGGCGCAGTCGGCGGCGAACAGGTGCTCGAACCGGGCACGGTGTCCGCGATGCACGAGCAGTGGGCGACCCACCACGACCGCCTCGACGGGATGGGGTTCGGGCTGATCGAGGACACCCGCGAAGGGACGCGGACGCTCTGGCACAACGGCGGGACGCCGTCGTTCTACAGCCACTTCGTGCTCGTTCCCGAGCAGGAGTTCGGGCTGTTCGTCTCGTTCAACGCCTCGAACGGGCAGGCAGCCGCGGGCGACGTGATCGACGGCGTGCTCGACGAGCTGCTGGCCGACGCCGAGTCGGCGTCGCTCTCGCCCGAGGGGACGCCGACGCGAGCCGACGAACTCGGCGGCACCTACCGCGCACTCGATCACTCCTACACCTGGCACGACCGCGCGACCTCGGTACTGAACGCGCCGACGATCACGGTCAGCGTCGCCGACGACGGCGCGCTGCTCACCGACACCGGCGGCGGCACGAACCGCTGGATCGAGATCGAGCCGCTCGTGTTCGAACACGAGGACGGCGGCGAACGGCTCGCGTTCGGCGAGGGGGACGGCGGGATCGAGTACCTGTTCAGCGGCGGCAGCCCCACCGCGTACGGCCGCGTCGACACCGTCGACAACCTCACCGCCCACGGCGTGTTCCTGCTCTGTACGTTCCTGGGACTGCTCTCCGCCGATGTCGGCTGGTCGGGACGGTCGCTGTACGAACGCGGCCGTGCCGCCCTGGCCGGCGACCGCGAGGACGCGTGGGCGACGCTGCTCGGCACGCGCCTGGAGCAGGCGCGTTCCGTCACCGAGATCGCAGGCACTGCGACGATCGGCGGCGTCGTGCTGATGGTCATCCACCTGATGACGGCGCCGTACCTCACGATCTCGGACCCGCCGCTCACGTTCCGGCTGCTGTTCGCCGGGCCGCTGCTGGGGCTGGTCGGCGCCGTCGTGGCCGTGGGCTACGCCGCGGCGCTGTGGCTCGCGGGCGAGGAGAGCCGGTTCGAGCGGGCCCGCTACACGCTGGTCGCCGCGTCGCTGGTCGGGGTCTGCTGGCAGCTCCAGTACTGGAACCTCCTGTTCCCGCCGGCTTGA
- a CDS encoding protein sorting system archaetidylserine synthase (This PssA-like phosphatidyltransferase, along with a PssD-like decarboxylase, is required in Haloarchaea for the archaeosortase ArtA to replace the PGF-CTERM sorting signal with a C-terminal lipid anchor.) — protein MRSRFLGRLGPADVVTVGNAALGFLAVVAATVDIGLAARLVLLGAIADGLDGVVARKYGGTEAGPYLDSLADVATFGVAPAALVAVVTRQEWGTPATLLSGVSTEGLLALAGVIVPALYVAAAVTRLGLYTAYDTDSDETVGVPTTLAATIFGAIVLTGYRGADTVLMGFHDAGFLLALAAVLTPLMLCDVVYPDLHAQDALVMGVVQAGAVLLPGLYGRGFAFGLLYVALAYLVLGPALYWRR, from the coding sequence ATGCGCTCGCGGTTCCTCGGCCGCCTCGGCCCAGCCGACGTCGTCACCGTGGGGAACGCCGCGCTGGGCTTTCTCGCGGTCGTCGCCGCGACCGTCGACATCGGCCTCGCGGCACGACTCGTGCTGCTGGGCGCCATCGCGGACGGGCTCGACGGCGTCGTCGCCCGGAAGTACGGCGGCACCGAGGCCGGTCCGTACCTCGACTCGCTCGCCGACGTGGCCACCTTCGGCGTCGCCCCCGCGGCGCTCGTCGCCGTCGTGACGCGACAGGAGTGGGGAACGCCAGCCACCCTGCTCTCCGGCGTTTCGACCGAAGGACTGCTCGCGCTGGCCGGGGTCATCGTGCCAGCGCTGTACGTCGCCGCCGCGGTCACCAGGCTGGGGCTGTACACCGCCTACGACACCGACAGCGACGAGACCGTCGGCGTCCCGACGACGCTCGCGGCGACGATCTTCGGCGCCATCGTGCTCACGGGCTACCGCGGTGCCGACACCGTCCTGATGGGGTTTCACGACGCCGGGTTCCTGCTCGCGCTCGCGGCCGTCCTGACGCCGCTGATGCTGTGTGACGTGGTGTACCCGGACCTGCACGCTCAGGACGCGCTCGTGATGGGTGTGGTGCAGGCCGGCGCCGTCCTGCTGCCCGGCCTCTACGGCCGCGGGTTCGCGTTCGGCCTGCTGTACGTCGCGCTGGCGTATCTGGTTCTCGGGCCAGCGCTGTACTGGCGGCGCTGA
- a CDS encoding plastocyanin/azurin family copper-binding protein: MDRRRYLAAAGTAVAAGLGGCLGLTRGDNTEFDVGMRPTSFDPPTITVAVGEELVWENTGTRDHTVTAYEESLPDGAAYFASGGYESEATAREAWSNGAGGALSNGEQFSYTFEIPGEYEYFCIPHESGGMVGTVIVEDRTPTATPEE, encoded by the coding sequence ATGGACCGCCGACGCTATCTCGCTGCCGCGGGAACCGCCGTTGCGGCGGGTCTCGGGGGCTGTCTCGGGCTGACGCGGGGCGACAACACCGAGTTCGACGTGGGGATGCGCCCCACCTCCTTCGACCCGCCGACGATCACCGTCGCCGTCGGCGAGGAACTCGTCTGGGAGAACACGGGCACCCGCGACCACACGGTCACCGCCTACGAGGAGTCGCTGCCCGACGGCGCCGCGTACTTCGCCTCCGGCGGCTACGAGAGCGAGGCGACCGCCCGCGAGGCGTGGAGCAACGGCGCCGGCGGCGCGCTGAGCAACGGCGAGCAGTTCAGCTACACGTTCGAGATCCCCGGCGAGTACGAGTACTTCTGTATCCCCCACGAGAGCGGCGGGATGGTCGGGACCGTGATCGTCGAGGACCGCACGCCGACGGCGACGCCGGAGGAGTAG
- a CDS encoding 30S ribosomal protein S3ae, with product MSETSTKIEGKRWYTVLAPEQFDRAELGETVAEEPNQVVGRTIETTLGEMEGDQGQNNSKLTFKIDDVGSDAAYTEFIKYELTRDYLRSLVRRGASKVADTVTLLTTDDYRVKIQPVALTTQKADRSQEKAIRSEMVDIVEEAAEERTFEQLVDSVVEGRVSSAIYGEAKEIYPLRRVEVQKLTLEARPEEVAAEEEASVDVEEEEADIE from the coding sequence ATGAGCGAGACATCCACCAAGATCGAAGGCAAACGATGGTACACCGTGCTCGCGCCCGAGCAGTTCGACCGGGCCGAACTCGGTGAGACCGTCGCGGAGGAACCGAACCAGGTCGTCGGCCGAACCATCGAGACCACGCTGGGCGAGATGGAGGGCGACCAGGGACAGAACAACAGCAAGCTCACGTTCAAGATCGACGACGTGGGCAGCGACGCCGCCTACACCGAGTTCATCAAGTACGAGCTCACGCGGGACTACCTGCGCTCGCTGGTGCGCCGCGGCGCCTCGAAGGTCGCCGACACCGTCACGCTGCTGACGACGGACGACTACCGCGTCAAGATCCAGCCCGTGGCGCTGACGACCCAGAAGGCCGACCGCTCCCAGGAGAAGGCGATCCGCTCGGAGATGGTCGACATCGTCGAGGAGGCCGCCGAGGAGCGAACGTTCGAACAGCTGGTCGACAGCGTCGTCGAGGGGCGGGTCTCCTCCGCCATCTACGGCGAGGCCAAGGAGATCTACCCGCTGCGCCGCGTCGAGGTCCAGAAGCTCACCCTCGAAGCCCGACCCGAGGAGGTCGCGGCCGAGGAGGAGGCTTCCGTGGACGTCGAGGAAGAGGAAGCCGACATCGAGTAA
- a CDS encoding KEOPS complex subunit Pcc1, protein MSEATHEATIATTHDDAGVVAAALAPDNTDTMTTTVDGDTVRTAIVREDAGGLAASVDDYVVNLTVADAVCGTARDTTQP, encoded by the coding sequence ATGAGCGAGGCGACCCACGAGGCGACGATCGCCACCACCCACGACGACGCGGGTGTCGTGGCCGCCGCGCTCGCTCCCGACAACACCGACACGATGACGACGACCGTCGACGGCGACACGGTCCGGACCGCCATCGTCCGCGAGGACGCCGGCGGGCTGGCCGCCTCCGTCGACGACTACGTCGTCAACCTCACCGTCGCCGACGCCGTCTGCGGGACGGCTCGGGACACCACTCAACCATGA
- a CDS encoding 30S ribosomal protein S15, translating into MARMHTRRRGSSGSDAPAADEPPEWSDVDAEEIEARVVELAEQGHDPSQIGLKLRDEGVKGTPIPDVKLATGKKVTEILEENDADADIPEDLRNLMERAVRLRKHMDRNPQDAQNKRALQNTESKIRRLVNYYQGDELDEEFEYNSEDAEELLEE; encoded by the coding sequence ATGGCACGAATGCACACACGCCGCCGCGGGTCGTCCGGTTCGGACGCCCCCGCGGCAGACGAGCCGCCGGAGTGGAGCGACGTCGACGCGGAGGAGATCGAAGCCCGCGTCGTCGAACTCGCGGAGCAGGGCCACGACCCCAGTCAGATCGGCCTGAAGCTGCGCGACGAGGGCGTGAAAGGCACGCCCATCCCGGACGTCAAGCTGGCGACCGGGAAGAAAGTCACCGAGATCCTCGAGGAGAACGACGCCGACGCGGACATCCCCGAGGATCTGCGGAACCTGATGGAGCGCGCAGTCCGCCTGCGCAAGCATATGGACCGGAACCCGCAGGACGCCCAGAACAAGCGCGCCCTGCAGAACACCGAGTCCAAGATCCGTCGCCTGGTCAACTACTACCAGGGCGACGAACTCGACGAGGAGTTCGAGTACAACTCCGAGGACGCCGAGGAGCTGCTCGAGGAGTAG
- a CDS encoding DUF6516 family protein yields MLRYDNSHEDTKGHERHTADEVEEIDFPGMIELLERFEEEVTEHSA; encoded by the coding sequence ATACTTCGGTACGACAACTCCCACGAGGACACGAAAGGGCACGAGCGCCATACTGCCGATGAGGTAGAAGAAATCGATTTCCCCGGAATGATCGAACTCCTCGAACGGTTCGAGGAGGAAGTCACCGAACACAGTGCTTGA
- a CDS encoding SDR family oxidoreductase, with product MTLADPDLSNSTAFITGTTRGIGKQLALALADHGCNVVSTGKTTDDDDTELEGSIEQTAREVRERGPEALALELDLRDEDRVEEVVDEAIDQFGEIDIVINNASAIQLANVADLPADRFDLLTDVNVRGTHVVAHAFADHLADQDGAWLLSNSPPVVTDRSPGKAPYAWSKLGMSFITLSLAEELASDDVGCNTFWPVTTIDTRATRYFGLGTEDDWRTPDIVADAVLEILDRDPAECTGNSFYDEALLREAGVTDFSEYNVTDGDPAPMSARMFDPEFEREA from the coding sequence ATGACCCTCGCGGACCCCGACCTCTCGAACTCCACAGCGTTCATCACCGGAACGACCCGCGGCATCGGCAAACAGCTCGCGCTCGCACTCGCCGACCACGGCTGCAACGTCGTCTCGACCGGTAAGACGACCGACGACGACGACACCGAACTCGAAGGATCGATCGAGCAGACGGCCCGCGAGGTGCGCGAGCGCGGGCCCGAGGCGCTCGCGCTCGAACTCGACCTCCGCGACGAGGACCGCGTCGAGGAAGTCGTCGACGAGGCGATCGACCAGTTCGGCGAGATCGATATCGTGATCAACAACGCCAGCGCGATCCAGTTGGCGAACGTCGCCGACCTGCCGGCCGACCGGTTCGACCTCCTGACCGACGTGAACGTCCGCGGGACACACGTCGTCGCCCACGCGTTCGCCGATCACCTCGCCGACCAAGACGGGGCGTGGCTGCTGTCGAACTCGCCACCGGTCGTGACCGACCGCTCGCCGGGGAAAGCACCCTACGCGTGGTCGAAGCTCGGCATGTCGTTCATCACGCTCTCGCTCGCCGAGGAGTTAGCCAGCGACGACGTGGGCTGTAACACGTTCTGGCCGGTGACGACGATCGACACGCGTGCGACCCGTTACTTCGGTCTCGGCACCGAGGACGACTGGCGCACCCCCGACATAGTCGCCGACGCGGTGCTCGAAATCCTCGATCGCGATCCGGCGGAGTGTACGGGCAACAGCTTCTACGACGAAGCACTGCTCCGCGAGGCCGGCGTCACCGACTTCTCCGAGTACAACGTCACCGACGGCGACCCGGCGCCGATGTCGGCGCGGATGTTCGACCCCGAGTTCGAGCGCGAGGCGTAA
- a CDS encoding aminopeptidase, producing MDDRIQRHAEILVDHCTDVSAGENVAVTGPPVAEELVIAVAEKLGEVGASASIRLSSERASRAYRRAIDPDDVELAEHTLAMAEETDASIGIRGSTNTHETGDVDPETNTAFAAANKPIQEATMETRWCATAFPAPGNAQDAEMSTAAYEEFVWSAIDKDWEQQREFQAQMVEILDDASEVRIVSGDTTDVTMRVDGMITENDYGEKNMPGGEVYTAPVKDSVEGEVLFDKPLMAQGREVEGVRLTFEDGEVVDHAAEKNEEVLTEVLNTDDGARYLGELGIGMNRDIDRFTYNMLFDEKMGDTVHMAIGRAYEWTVPEDRERNDSAVHMDMIVDMSEDSRIEVDGEVVQEDGTFVFEE from the coding sequence ATGGACGACCGTATCCAGCGACATGCCGAGATCCTCGTCGACCACTGTACCGACGTCTCTGCCGGCGAGAACGTCGCCGTCACCGGCCCGCCCGTGGCCGAGGAGCTCGTGATCGCCGTCGCCGAGAAGCTGGGCGAGGTGGGCGCGAGCGCGTCGATCCGGCTCTCGAGCGAGCGCGCGAGCCGGGCGTACCGGCGCGCGATCGACCCCGACGACGTCGAGCTCGCGGAGCACACCCTCGCGATGGCCGAGGAGACCGACGCCTCGATCGGCATCCGCGGCTCGACCAACACCCACGAGACCGGCGACGTCGATCCCGAGACGAACACCGCCTTCGCGGCCGCCAACAAGCCCATCCAGGAGGCGACGATGGAGACCCGCTGGTGTGCGACCGCGTTCCCTGCCCCGGGCAACGCCCAGGACGCCGAGATGTCCACCGCCGCCTACGAGGAGTTCGTCTGGTCGGCCATCGACAAGGACTGGGAACAGCAGCGCGAGTTCCAGGCCCAGATGGTCGAGATCCTCGACGACGCCAGCGAGGTCCGGATCGTCTCCGGCGACACGACCGACGTGACGATGCGCGTCGACGGGATGATCACCGAGAACGACTACGGCGAGAAGAACATGCCCGGCGGCGAGGTGTACACCGCCCCCGTCAAGGACAGCGTCGAGGGCGAGGTGCTGTTCGACAAGCCGCTGATGGCGCAGGGCCGCGAGGTGGAGGGCGTCCGGCTCACCTTCGAGGACGGGGAGGTCGTCGACCACGCCGCCGAGAAGAACGAGGAGGTGCTGACGGAAGTGCTGAACACCGACGACGGCGCGCGCTATCTGGGTGAACTCGGCATCGGGATGAACCGCGACATCGACCGGTTCACCTACAACATGCTGTTCGACGAGAAGATGGGTGACACCGTCCACATGGCGATCGGCCGCGCCTACGAGTGGACCGTCCCCGAGGACCGCGAGCGCAACGACAGCGCGGTCCACATGGACATGATCGTCGACATGAGCGAGGACTCGCGCATCGAGGTCGACGGCGAGGTCGTCCAGGAGGACGGCACGTTCGTCTTCGAGGAGTAG
- a CDS encoding helix-turn-helix domain-containing protein — MQYVHVRFEFPPSFRHPMHAFLDEGEGWRSELLTWRRLPDGTLVTLFRVTAPREPYLDRLRSVDSIGRVETAPGEDGFYLKAHESLGGSLEAFLDAFTETEFLAVPPAVYRSGGRLSLGVVGPTDQLREALAAVPDPIDVEIRRLGPYAGGRRLAGVGLTDRQREAVRVAERVGYYDVPRTGTVADVADELGCSSSTAGAHLRKAEAALVRAFLAE; from the coding sequence GTGCAGTACGTCCACGTCCGGTTCGAGTTCCCGCCGTCGTTCCGGCACCCGATGCACGCGTTCCTCGACGAGGGGGAGGGCTGGCGCTCGGAGCTCCTGACGTGGCGGCGCCTGCCCGACGGGACGCTGGTGACGCTGTTTCGGGTGACGGCGCCGCGGGAGCCGTACCTCGACCGCCTGCGCTCGGTCGACTCGATCGGCCGGGTCGAGACCGCCCCGGGCGAGGATGGGTTCTACCTCAAGGCCCACGAGTCGCTGGGCGGGTCACTCGAGGCGTTCCTCGACGCGTTCACCGAGACGGAGTTCCTTGCGGTCCCGCCGGCGGTCTACCGCTCAGGCGGGCGCCTCTCGCTCGGCGTCGTCGGGCCGACGGACCAGCTCCGCGAGGCGCTGGCGGCCGTCCCCGACCCCATCGACGTCGAGATCAGGCGCCTCGGCCCCTACGCGGGCGGCCGTCGGCTCGCAGGCGTTGGGTTGACCGACAGACAGCGCGAGGCGGTCCGGGTGGCGGAGCGGGTTGGGTACTACGACGTCCCGCGGACGGGAACCGTCGCGGACGTGGCTGACGAACTCGGCTGCTCGTCGTCGACGGCGGGGGCACACCTCCGGAAGGCGGAGGCGGCGCTGGTACGGGCGTTCCTGGCCGAGTGA
- a CDS encoding cytochrome P450 — translation MSEPTQPAPDESPGQPDGDELPRPPGPDGLPVFGNVHTLADDAFAFYERLSSEYGGVARYDVFGTEAYLLTDPEAVRRVLVDDHGRYVKGAMPQEQLGSLLGEGLFLAEGEQWRGQRDAVRSAFFRERIEAYGDSMVNHARATADGWDDGEIVDVHEAATDYAFAVLAESLLGDDVDAARGTARAAAESITERFDTSRLSSFLPDWVPTPTRRRYHRRIDALRGTIRDLVAERRAAGPAATPADADDLLGTLVAAAEIGAIDEDELVDNAVTFLFAGHETSALGLTYTLYCLAGQPAVQDRVRTEVAALDGGVTPSVVRDCPTLTAAVDEALRLYPPVHTFFREPTEPVTLGGYRIPAGVVLNLSPWTVHHDEQWWDDPGCYRPDRWLRETADGTVRGDDTAGPAVGQRPEYAYFPFGGGPRHCIGMRFARQELRLATATLLRRFELDRVTEALSLQASANTRPAEPVRLRVRARER, via the coding sequence ATGAGCGAGCCGACTCAGCCCGCCCCCGACGAGTCGCCCGGACAGCCGGACGGCGATGAACTTCCGCGCCCGCCGGGGCCGGACGGCCTTCCGGTGTTCGGCAACGTCCACACGCTCGCGGACGACGCCTTCGCGTTCTACGAACGGCTCTCGAGCGAGTACGGCGGCGTCGCCAGGTACGACGTGTTCGGCACCGAAGCCTACCTCCTCACCGACCCCGAGGCCGTTCGGCGGGTGCTGGTCGACGACCACGGGCGCTACGTCAAGGGGGCGATGCCCCAGGAGCAGCTCGGGAGCCTGCTGGGCGAGGGGCTGTTCCTCGCGGAGGGCGAGCAGTGGCGGGGCCAGCGGGACGCGGTCCGGTCGGCGTTCTTCCGCGAGCGGATCGAGGCGTACGGCGACTCGATGGTCAACCACGCCAGAGCGACCGCCGACGGGTGGGACGACGGCGAGATCGTCGACGTTCACGAAGCCGCCACCGACTACGCGTTCGCCGTGCTGGCCGAGAGCCTCCTCGGCGACGACGTCGACGCCGCCCGCGGTACGGCCCGTGCTGCCGCCGAGAGCATCACCGAGCGGTTCGACACCTCGCGGCTGAGCTCGTTCCTCCCGGACTGGGTGCCGACGCCGACGCGGCGGCGCTACCACCGCCGCATCGACGCGCTCCGGGGGACGATCCGCGATCTGGTCGCCGAAAGACGAGCCGCGGGCCCAGCCGCGACCCCGGCCGACGCTGACGACCTGCTCGGCACGCTCGTCGCCGCCGCGGAGATCGGTGCGATCGACGAGGACGAACTGGTGGATAACGCCGTCACCTTCCTGTTCGCCGGCCACGAGACCAGCGCGCTCGGGCTGACGTACACGCTCTACTGTCTCGCCGGCCAGCCGGCGGTACAGGACCGTGTTCGGACGGAGGTGGCCGCGCTCGACGGCGGTGTCACGCCATCGGTGGTCCGGGACTGTCCGACGCTCACAGCGGCCGTCGACGAGGCGCTCCGGCTCTACCCGCCGGTCCACACGTTCTTCCGGGAGCCGACCGAGCCCGTCACCCTCGGCGGCTACCGGATCCCGGCCGGCGTCGTGCTCAACCTCTCGCCGTGGACGGTCCACCACGACGAGCAGTGGTGGGACGACCCCGGTTGCTACCGCCCCGACCGCTGGCTCCGAGAGACCGCCGACGGCACGGTCCGCGGCGACGACACCGCCGGTCCCGCGGTCGGCCAGCGGCCGGAGTACGCCTACTTCCCGTTCGGCGGCGGCCCGCGACACTGTATCGGGATGCGGTTCGCCCGGCAGGAGCTCCGGCTCGCGACGGCGACGCTGCTCCGGCGGTTCGAACTCGACCGTGTCACCGAGGCGCTGTCGCTGCAGGCGAGCGCGAACACCCGTCCCGCGGAGCCGGTCCGACTGCGTGTTCGGGCGCGCGAGAGGTAA